A single region of the Malus sylvestris chromosome 8, drMalSylv7.2, whole genome shotgun sequence genome encodes:
- the LOC126633170 gene encoding pentatricopeptide repeat-containing protein At5g10690 has translation MQTFSASFAVCSSYSLRRRRISTSPPRKPNLRRLTSRVVQLTRRRQLHQIMEEIEVAKERFGKLNTVVMNAVVEACVHCGDIDSALMLFDEMAEPGSCGVDTITYGTILKGLGAARRIDEAFYVLESVERGTALGSPKLSAPLVLGLLNALVEAGDLRRSNGLLHHYGFLLREGGSLTVRVYNLLMKGYINAGLPQGAITMHDEILRLGLKPDRLTYNTLISACVKAGKLDIAMQFFEEMKDEAQKFSHGDLFPDVVTYTTLLKGFGDSKDINSVQKIILEMKTYIGLFIDRTAYTAAADALLNCGSIKGALCILGEILKRAGGKPNLRPKPHLYLSFMRAFSVSGDYSTVENLNEHMWRDTSGTISPMVQEEADHLLMEAALNDGQVDLAVKYLASTITRWKRISWTSRGGMVALRIEALLGFTKSILSPYLLPQVLASEPIESVMMPFEAAQPLNGTLDLNKVVMRFFKDSVVPIIDDWGSCIGVLHREDCREMNAPLSSMMRSPPPCVATRTSIGHVVDLIMKYRYKMVIVINHSSVYGGSASSLRAAGVFTAEQLCKLVSPESETPGLSRLSLRRNLM, from the exons ATGCAAACCTTCTCGGCCTCCTTCGCCGTCTGTTCTTCCTACTCATTACGACGCCGTCGAATCAGCACCTCCCCTCCCCGCAAACCCAATCTCCGGCGACTCACCTCCCGCGTTGTCCAGCTCACCCGCCGGAGACAGCTTCACCAGATAATGGAGGAGATAGAGGTCGCTAAAGAACGATTCGGGAAGCTGAACACGGTTGTGATGAACGCGGTCGTGGAGGCTTGTGTACATTGCGGCGATATTGACTCTGCACTCATGTTGTTCGACGAAATGGCTGAGCCAGGAAGCTGTGGCGTTGATACTATCACATATGGAACCATCTTAAAG GGTTTGGGCGCGGCACGGAGAATTGATGAAGCATTTTATGTACTTGAATCTGTGGAGCGAGGCACTGCATTGGGAAGTCCGAAATTGTCAGCACCTCTTGTTCTTGGTCTGCTCAATGCTCTAGTTGAAGCAG GAGATTTACGCCGCTCTAATGGGCTTCTTCATCACTATGGTTTTCTCCTTCGCGAAGGTGGCAGTCTTACAGTCAGAGTCTACAACTTACTAATGAAG GGATATATCAATGCAGGCCTTCCTCAGGGTGCAATAACCATGCACGACGAGATATTACGTCTAGGATTAAAGCCTGATAGGCTCACCTATAATACTCTGATATCTGCATGTGTAAAAGCTGGAAAGTTGGACATTGCAATGCAGTTTTTTGAGGAAATGAAG GATGAAGCACAGAAATTTAGCCATGGTGACCTTTTCCCAGATGTGGTCACTTACACTACATTACTTAAG GGATTTGGGGATTCCAAAGATATCAATTCAGTTCAGAAGATCATATTGGAAATGAAAACATATATTGGTTTGTTCATTGATCGAACAGCATACACTGCAGCAGCTGATGCTTTGCTAAATTGTGGCTCAATAAAAG GTGCTTTATGCATATTGGGAGAAATATTAAAGCGGGCTGGGGGAAAGCCAAATTTACGACCAAAACCTCACCTCTATCTTTCCTTCATGCGGGCATTTTCTGTTAGTGGAGATTACAGTACCGTTGAAAATCTAAATGAGCACATGTGGCGAGATACTTCTGGAACTATCTCCCCAATGGTTCAAGAGGAAGCTGATCATCTACTCATGGAGGCAGCTTTAAATGATGGTCAG GTAGATTTGGCTGTAAAATACCTCGCAAGTACTATTACAAGGTGGAAGAGGATATCATGGACAAGTCGAGGAGGCATG GTGGCTCTCCGCATAGAGGCCTTGCTGGGATTCACCAAATCGATATTGAGTCCTTATCTACTTCCTCAG GTATTGGCAAGTGAACCAATTGAAAGTGTCATGATGCCCTTTGAAGCAGCTCAGCCACTTAATGGGACCCTGGACTTGAACAAAGTGGTGATGCGTTTCTTTAAGGATTCAGTGGTGCCCATCATAGATGACTGGGGTAGCTGCATTGGTGTATTGCACCGTGAAGACTGTCGAGAG ATGAACGCCCCTCTATCGTCAATGATGAGAAGCCCGCCTCCTTGTGTTGCTACTCGAACGTCAATCGGGCATGTGGTGGATCTGATCATGAAGTATAGATATAAAATGGTGATTGTAATAAACCATAGCTCAGTATATGGTGGTAGTGCTTCCAGTTTGAGAGCTGCTGGTGTTTTTACAGCCGAACAACTGTGTAAACTAGTGTCACCGGAATCCGAAACGCCAGGTCTGAGTCGACTTTCTTTACGTAGAAATCTCATGTAA
- the LOC126633171 gene encoding 54S ribosomal protein L24, mitochondrial-like: protein MAMVRGKETIKSVMKKFGDKTLTPRLKEELKKKGTMGGKTLPTRLREELKKKGMPDSNIIMGRAKRGIYAGRHIQFGNQISEDGGNKSRRTWKPNVQEKRLFSYILDRHIRVKVTTHALRCIDKAGGIDEYFLKTPYQKMDTEMGFVWKARIEKLYEDVGHKQVAFNKPEAEAEANLEQGFKNLKIDEREVKRQMYGWSKKLKQIEEGTDKQVADVVDAKVDAGSSHVDVPEQLVANS, encoded by the exons ATGGCGATGGTGAGGGGGAAGGAGACAATCAAGAGCGTGATGAAGAAGTTCGGCGACAAAACCCTAACGCCGCGGCTGAAGGAGGAGCTGAAGAAGAAGGGCACCATGGGAGGGAAAACCCTACCCACCCGATTGAGAGAGGAGCTCAAGAAGAAAGGCATGCCCGATTCGAATATCATCATGGGTCGGGCCAAGCGCGGCATCTACGCCGGCCGCCACATCCAGTTCGGCAACCAAATCAGCGAAGACGGCGGCAACAA ATCAAGGAGGACATGGAAGCCAAATGTGCAGGAGAAGCGGCTCTTCAGTTACATCCTAGACCGCCACATACGTGTCAAAGTCACCACCCATGCTCTCCGTTGCATAGACAAGGCAGGTGGGATTGATGAGTATTTTCTTAAAACACCTTACCAGAAGATGGATACGGAAATGGGATTTGTCTGGAAAGCCagaattgaaaaattatatgaagaTGTTGGGCACAAGCAGGTTGCTTTTAATAAACCTGAAGCTGAAGCCGAAGCCAACTTGGAACAAGGATTCAAAAACCTAAAAATAGACGAAAGGGAAGTCAAGAGACAGATGTATGGTTGGTCGaagaaactaaaacagattgAGGAAGGAACTGACAAACAAGTAGCTGATGTCGTAGATGCAAAGGTCGATGCAGGAAGCTCTCATGTTGATGTTCCCGAGCAATTGGTCGCAAACTCCTGA
- the LOC126631355 gene encoding uncharacterized protein LOC126631355, which yields MARETLSLVSHHLKRAVKKINLILLSFKLNRLRLASILGCASRASTRHCLSFNDRLGLYSCIEDENTHGNQRGLRWVQSTRTHDRPRDQDSDDHDDDDVNRRADVFIANFRRQLMFERQVSLQLRYCREESF from the coding sequence ATGGCTAGGGAAACCTTGTCACTCGTAAGCCACCACCTCAAGAGGGCGGTGAAGAAAATCAACCTGATTTTACTCAGCTTCAAATTAAACCGATTGCGGTTAGCTTCGATCCTTGGTTGCGCTTCTCGAGCTTCTACGCGGCATTGTTTGAGCTTCAATGACCGGTTGGGGCTTTACAGCTGCATTGAAGACGAAAATACTCATGGGAATCAGCGCGGTTTGAGATGGGTTCAAAGCACGAGGACCCATGATCGTCCGAGGGATCAGGATTCGGACGATCACGATGACGATGATGTCAATCGCAGGGCTGATGTTTTTATAGCAAATTTTCGCCGGCAGCTGATGTTTGAGAGGCAGGTTTCTTTGCAGCTAAGGTACTGCAGAGAAGAGAGTTTTTAG
- the LOC126631127 gene encoding uncharacterized protein LOC126631127, producing the protein MATRSKDSSPAPGRENKITSPSSTTKRLTKSQTTITEKFSSTSSAKQVPNYLRLTLSASRHENSLRSLSAGAKKHGSEDHAASQKPTLNRRRSFDKPASPSRLRKALVSPGREASLRSSSISAKTSSNAPRPRIERTKSSTSGAGRPQLLHAKSVKKSSGSSSVKKESSSGSTRAPKSEDIKHTINLEAHLDAIESFEHHEVEEVCKISSEEHDKVILPDPKGEEIEHAGDHDAGVSEAEGNSGEDEKVKASEGVNSNAEELKENVEERSEESGSVLTEKEEKQADNDQQDGEEKEKKIDESGEAKAEEGLRSEDQETKVEVKEEKEKESESKEENTREESKNVEEKALDEKERGEVVDGGVEEAKPQKAAEVESEEAPKQRQASEGSSQGGGRKDTVPAYNDVIEETTNKLMEKRKNKVKALVGAFETVIDYESK; encoded by the coding sequence ATGGCAACAAGATCTAAAGATAGCAGCCCTGCTCCAGGGAGGGAGAATAAGATTACATCACCATCATCAACCACCAAAAGGCTCACCAAGTCCCAAACGACAATCACTGAAAAATTCTCTTCAACCTCATCAGCAAAACAAGTCCCAAACTATCTCAGGCTGACGTTAAGCGCCTCGAGGCACGAAAACTCGCTGAGGTCATTGTCCGCTGGAGCCAAAAAACATGGCTCTGAAGATCATGCAGCGTCTCAAAAACCTACATTGAATAGAAGAAGATCTTTTGACAAGCCAGCATCACCTTCTAGGCTTCGGAAGGCATTGGTCTCCCCGGGAAGGGAAGCGTCACTGCGATCGTCGTCAATTTCAGCAAAAACCTCATCTAATGCTCCGAGGCCAAGAATAGAGAGGACAAAATCGAGCACTTCTGGGGCTGGAAGGCCGCAGCTTTTGCATGCAAAGAGTGTGAAGAAGAGCAGCGGAAGCAGTTCGGTTAAGAAGGAGAGTTCATCAGGTTCAACAAGAGCTCCGAAGAGTGAGGACATAAAACATACAATTAATCTCGAAGCTCATTTAGATGCTATAGAGTCTTTCGAACATCATGAGGTTGAAGAGGTATGTAAGATCTCGAGTGAGGAGCATGATAAAGTGATTCTTCCGGATCCGAAAGGCGAGGAGATTGAACACGCTGGTGATCACGACGCTGGCGTTTCTGAGGCTGAAGGGAATAGCGGCGAGGATGAGAAGGTGAAGGCTAGTGAGGGTGTAAATTCTAATGCGGAGGAATTGAAGGAAAATGTGGAGGAAAGAAGCGAAGAAAGCGGAAGTGTATTGACCGAAAAAGAGGAGAAGCAGGCAGATAATGACCAACAAGATGGggaagagaaggagaaaaaaatTGATGAAAGCGGCGAGGCAAAGGCGGAAGAGGGTTTGAGAAGTGAAGATCAGGAAACAAAAGTTGAggtgaaagaagaaaaggagaaggagAGTGAAAGTAAAGAAGAAAATACAAGGGAGGAAAGCAAAAATGTTGAGGAAAAGGCATTGGATGAGAAGGAAAGGGGAGAAGTTGTGGACGGCGGAGTTGAAGAAGCAAAGCCGCAAAAGGCTGCTGAGGTGGAGTCAGAGGAAGCGCCGAAGCAGCGGCAAGCGAGCGAGGGATCATCACAAGGAGGAGGGAGGAAGGACACAGTTCCTGCATACAATGATGTGATTGAGGAGACTACAAACAAGTTGATGGAGAAAAGGAAGAACAAGGTGAAGGCATTAGTTGGGGCATTTGAGACTGTCATAGATTACGAATCCAAATga